ACTGCTTCAGCGTCTGCCTGACCTGGCTCTGGGACGAGGCGCTCTACGACCACGAGCGCGGCGTCTTCACCGTCGACGACTTCCTCGACGCGGCCGGGCAGGATTTCGGCGGCTTCGACGGGGTGGTGCTCTGGCACGCGTACCCGGTGATCGGCCTGGACGACCGTAACCAGTTCGACTGGTACCGGGACGTGCCGGAGCTGCCCGAGGTGGTGCGCGCGTTCCAGGAGCGCGGGGTGCGGGTCTTCATCGACTACAACCCGTGGGACACCGGCACCCGCCGCGAGCCGGGCAGCGACGCCGAGGAGGTCGCGGCGCTGGCCGGCAAGCTCGGCGTCGACGGCGTCTTCCTGGACACCCTCAAGGAAGGTGCCGGAGAGCTGCGCGCCGCGCTGGACGCGGTCCGCCCCGGCATGGTCCTCGAAGGCGAGAGTCGGGTCCCGCTGGCCCGGATCGCCGACCACTCGATGTCGTGGGCGCAGTGGTTCGCCGACTCCGAGGTGCCCGGCGTGCTGCGGGCGAAGTGGTTCGAGCGGCGGCACGTGCTGCACCACACCCGCCGTTGGCACCGCGACCACCTCGACGAGTTGCACTCGGCCTGGCTCAACGGCGTCGGGGTGCTGGTGTGGGAGAGCGTCTTCGGCGTCTGGGTCGGCTGGAACGACCGGGACCGGGCGGTGCTGCGGGCGATGCGCCGGGTGCAGGCCAGCCACGCGGCGTGGTTGCGCGCCGAGGACTGGGTCCCGCTCGCCGACCACGCCGGCCAGGGCCAGGTGTACGCGTCCCGCTGGACGCACGAAGACGAGCCCCTGTGGACGGTGGTGAACCGGGGCGCGGACCACGACGGGCCGTGGCTGGTCACCGAGGCCCAGGCCGACCGACGATTCGTCGACCTGGTCACCGGCGCCGAGCTGACCGTCACCGAGACCGGTGACGGCCGGCTGGCGGTGGGCGGTCCGCTGCCGGCCGGCGCGATCGCCGCCGTGGTCGTCACCGACGCCGCCGTGCACCGGCACGAGCCACCCACCGGCGACCCGTCCTTCCCGGCCCGCTCCGCGGTACGCGTCCGGACTCCATGGGCACCCCGGCCGCAGTTGCCGCGAGGCATGGCCACTGTCGAGGCCGGCCGGCGGGAGCTGGTGGTCCGGCACCGGGTGCGGGAAACCGGGCTGTACGGCGAGGCGCCCTACGTCGACGAGTGGAAGCCACTGCCACCCCGGCTGCACCACACCGGCACGCTGCGCCGCAGCGTCCGGCTCGGCCGGTTCGCCATCGCCACCCACGAGATCACCCACGGCGAGTACGCCGAGTTCCTGCGGGCCACCGACTACCGGCCG
The nucleotide sequence above comes from Micromonospora sp. NBC_00389. Encoded proteins:
- a CDS encoding SUMF1/EgtB/PvdO family nonheme iron enzyme, with protein sequence MSFNPYVPRPIDRPTEVPLGGHADLTTLDEAKIFAAPADPAVWPAWREQLTRWRADARARIGYTGTHYDEIAGDCFSVCLTWLWDEALYDHERGVFTVDDFLDAAGQDFGGFDGVVLWHAYPVIGLDDRNQFDWYRDVPELPEVVRAFQERGVRVFIDYNPWDTGTRREPGSDAEEVAALAGKLGVDGVFLDTLKEGAGELRAALDAVRPGMVLEGESRVPLARIADHSMSWAQWFADSEVPGVLRAKWFERRHVLHHTRRWHRDHLDELHSAWLNGVGVLVWESVFGVWVGWNDRDRAVLRAMRRVQASHAAWLRAEDWVPLADHAGQGQVYASRWTHEDEPLWTVVNRGADHDGPWLVTEAQADRRFVDLVTGAELTVTETGDGRLAVGGPLPAGAIAAVVVTDAAVHRHEPPTGDPSFPARSAVRVRTPWAPRPQLPRGMATVEAGRRELVVRHRVRETGLYGEAPYVDEWKPLPPRLHHTGTLRRSVRLGRFAIATHEITHGEYAEFLRATDYRPVRPERFTAGHGPADAPVTGVDLADARAYAAWAGLRLPTEDEWQVAAEAGLLVRREPLVWNLTESEHSDGRTRFVILKGGAGYRADGSDWYLDGGPQPADVSVKLLLTGAGLTRSDQVGFRCAADLPTPKE